In a single window of the Equus quagga isolate Etosha38 chromosome 7, UCLA_HA_Equagga_1.0, whole genome shotgun sequence genome:
- the YWHAG gene encoding 14-3-3 protein gamma has protein sequence MVDREQLVQKARLAEQAERYDDMAAAMKNVTELNEPLSNEERNLLSVAYKNVVGARRSSWRVISSIEQKTSADGNEKKIEMVRAYREKIEKELEAVCQDVLSLLDNYLIKNCSETQYESKVFYLKMKGDYYRYLAEVATGEKRATVVESSEKAYSEAHEISKEHMQPTHPIRLGLALNYSVFYYEIQNAPEQACHLAKTAFDDAIAELDTLNEDSYKDSTLIMQLLRDNLTLWTSDQQDDDGGEGNN, from the exons ATGGTGGACCGCGAGCAACTGGTGCAGAAAGCCCGGCTGGCCGAGCAGGCGGAGCGCTACGACGACATGGCCGCGGCCATGAAGAAC GTGACAGAGCTGAATGAGCCGCTGTCCAATGAAGAAAGAAACCTCCTTTCTGTGGCCTACAAGAATGTGGTTGGGGCACGCCGTTCTTCCTGGAGGGTCATTAGTAGCATTGAGCAGAAGACCTCTGCAGATGGCAATGAGAAGAAGATAGAGATGGTCCGTGCTTACcgtgaaaaaatagagaaggagtTGGAAGCGGTCTGTCAGGATGTGCTGAGCCTGCTGGATAACTACCTGATCAAGAATTGCAGTGAGACCCAGTATGAGAGCAAAGTGTTTTACCTGAAGATGAAAGGGGACTATTATCGCTACCTGGCTGAAGTAGCCACTGGAGAGAAAAGGGCAACTGTCGTGGAGTCATCTGAGAAGGCCTATAGCGAAGCCCATGAGATCAGCAAGGAGCACATGCAGCCTACTCACCCCATTAGATTAGGCCTGGCTCTTAACTACTCCGTTTTCTACTACGAGATCCAGAATGCCCCAGAGCAAGCATGCCACTTGGCCAAGACCGCTTTCGATGACGCCATCGCTGAGCTCGACACTCTCAACGAGGACTCCTACAAGGACTCCACTCTCATCATGCAGCTCCTCCGTGACAACCTAACGCTCTGGACAAGCGATCAGCAAGACGACGATGGTGGAGAAGGCAACAATTAA